One genomic segment of Opitutus sp. ER46 includes these proteins:
- a CDS encoding lysophospholipid acyltransferase family protein: protein MSEAFPQVWMDPLYGVCHYTIRVSFEMFFRGDVAGRENLPRTGPFLIAANHASHLDPPFIGAHVPRQMSFFARKTLWSGKLASWWLDAVGTIPVDRDGGQDVGALKRVLRALADGKVMILFPEGTRSPDGNLQAPKPGVGFIVCKSQVPVVPARIFGSFEAFGRGAKVPTPGKPISVVFGQPIAPEAYDDPRAGKERYQLASQRIMNAIAQLPRPPAPIVI from the coding sequence ATGAGCGAAGCCTTTCCGCAGGTGTGGATGGACCCGCTGTACGGGGTTTGCCACTACACGATACGCGTCAGCTTCGAAATGTTCTTTCGCGGCGACGTCGCGGGCCGGGAGAACCTGCCCCGTACGGGTCCCTTCCTGATCGCCGCCAACCACGCGAGCCACCTGGATCCGCCGTTCATCGGCGCGCACGTGCCGCGGCAGATGAGCTTCTTTGCGCGCAAGACCCTCTGGTCCGGCAAGCTCGCCTCCTGGTGGCTGGACGCAGTCGGCACAATCCCGGTTGACCGCGACGGCGGGCAGGATGTCGGCGCCCTGAAACGCGTGCTGCGCGCGCTGGCCGACGGCAAGGTGATGATCCTCTTCCCGGAAGGCACGCGGTCACCTGACGGCAACCTGCAGGCGCCGAAACCCGGGGTGGGCTTCATCGTGTGCAAATCGCAGGTGCCGGTGGTGCCGGCGCGGATCTTTGGCTCGTTTGAAGCCTTTGGCCGCGGCGCCAAGGTCCCCACCCCCGGCAAACCGATCTCGGTGGTTTTCGGGCAGCCCATCGCGCCGGAGGCCTACGACGACCCGCGCGCCGGCAAGGAGCGCTATCAGCTCGCCAGCCAGCGCATCATGAATGCGATCGC